From a region of the Macrobrachium nipponense isolate FS-2020 chromosome 3, ASM1510439v2, whole genome shotgun sequence genome:
- the LOC135222341 gene encoding basic proline-rich protein-like, with translation MAGRRPPESRDARRGRRPLPSPPGRPRPPVPGGRLAGRRPPVPDAWRAVARPPVPGRRPVASRPPPRAPAGASPAPPGRLAGPRPRASRDACRAVARPPGTPAGPSPARPDAWRAVAQPVPGRLAGPSPARGNPGRAWRAVPARKPSRDAGGRPRPGPSPPGTPAWAVAPASRPAHGPGGPVARPSRDAWRARRPPVPGTPRPPSRDAWRARPSPAHARRARRPPVPGPWPGTPGGAVAHPRATRPPGTPGGRRPPARDAWRAVARPVPGTPGGPSPARPGPPGRALARPSGRLAPPVPDAWAAVARPAGPSPARPGGTAARPPVPGPCLARRASPPVPGRPWPGPVRPGPSKGRLGGPSPARPGRDACVPAVARPSRDAWRAVAPRQFPGPGRLGGPSPASRTRDAWRAVARPSRDARRAVARPRPGTPGGPSPAPRPGTPGGPSPARPDPGTGLAPVAPARPSRACWAVCPSRPGTPGGPSRPPTVPGRLAGRRPPVPGRQAGPVASFARPPYRE, from the exons atggcgggccgtcgcccgcccgagtcccgggacgccaggcggggcCGTCGCCCGCTCCCGTCGCCGCCAGGgcggcctcgcccgcccgtcccggggggacgcctggcgggccgtcgcccgcccgtcccggacgcctggcgggccgtcgcccgcccacccgtcccgggacgccggcCCGTCGCCTCCCGCCCGCCCCCACGGGCGCCGGCGGGCGCCTCGCCCGCTCcgcccggacgcctggcgggccctcGCCCACgggcgtcccgggacgcctgtcgggccgtcgcccgcccgcccGGGACGCCTGCGGgaccgtcgcccgcccgtcccgacgcctggcgggccgtcgcccagcccgtcccgggacgcctggcgggcccgtCGCCCGCCCGCGGGAACCCGGGACGGGCCTGGCGGGCCGTCCCGGCCCGCAAGCCGTCCAGGGACGCCGGCGGGCGTCCGCGTCCGGGACCCAGCCCTCCCGGGACGCCAGCGTGGGCCGTCGCGCCCGCGTCCCGACCCGCCCACGGGCCTGGCGGGCcggtcgcccgcccgtcccgggacgcctggcgggcccgtcgcccgcccgttccAGGGACGcctcgcccgccgtcccgggacgcctggcgggcccgtCCCAGCCCCGCCCACGCCAGGCGggcccgtcgcccgcccgtcccgggaccgtggcccgggacgcctggcggggccgTCGCCCATCCCCGGGCCACCCGccctcccgggacgcctgggggccgtcgcccgcccgcccgggacgcctggcgggccgtcgcccgccccgttcccgggacacctggcgggccgtcgcccgcccgccccgggccGCCTGGCCGGGCCCTGGCCCGGCCGTCCGGCCGCCtagccccgcccgtcccggacgcctgggcggccgtcgcccgcccc gcgggcccgtcgcccgcccgtccgggcGGGACCGCCGCccgccctcccgtcccgggaccgTGCCTGGCCAGGCGGGcctccccgcccgtcccgggacggcccTGGCCCGGGCCCGTCCGGCCCGGGCCCTCCAAGGGACGCCtgggcgggccgtcgcccgcccgtcccgggagggACGCCTGCGTCccggccgtcgcccgcccgtcccgggacgcctggcgggccgtggCCCCGCGTCAGTTCCCGGGACCGGGCCGCCtgggcgggccgtcgcccgcctcccgtacccgggacgcctggcgggccgtcgcccgcccgtcccgggacgccaggcgggccgtggCCCGCccgcgtcccgggacgcctggcgggccgtcgcccgccccccgtcccgggacgcctggcgggccgtcgcccgcccgtcccgaccCTGGGACGGGCCTGGCGCCCgtcgcgcccgcccgtcccagtcGGGCCTGCTGGGCCGTCTGCCCGTCCCGTCCgggaacgcctggcgggccgtcccgCCCGCccaccgtcccgggacgcctggcgggccgtcgcccgcccgtcccgggacgccaggcgggacCCGTGGCGAGCTTTGCCCGCCCTCCCTATAGAGAGTAA